A region of Argentina anserina chromosome 5, drPotAnse1.1, whole genome shotgun sequence DNA encodes the following proteins:
- the LOC126796233 gene encoding protein PHOSPHATE-INDUCED 1-like, whose amino-acid sequence MASSSFNQLLSFVLLLGLVNFCSAGRTLSAETSDQTQQPLLFQYHNGPLLSGKISVNLIWYGKFKASQRAIVSDFITSLSASSPSTNQPSVANWWKSIEKYYHLSNAKKSSLSLSLGTQTLDQSYSMGKSLSQTHIKQLAAKGGKSNAINVVLTSSDVLVDGLCSSKCGTHGSSKSSIIRGKSSKFAYIWVGNSETQCPGQCAWPFHQPIYGPQTTPLVAPNNDVGVDGMIINLASLLAGTVTNPFGNGFYQGPKEAPLEAASACPGVYAKGAYPGYAGDLLVDATTGASYNANGLNGKKYLLPALFDPSTSTCSTLV is encoded by the coding sequence ATGGCTTCATCTAGTTTCAATCAATTACTCTCCTTTGTTTTGCTGCTCGGTTTGGTCAATTTCTGCTCAGCAGGCAGAACACTTTCTGCTGAGACGTCGGATCAAACCCAGCAGCCTTTACTGTTCCAGTACCACAATGGCCCTCTTCTAAGCGGCAAAATCTCCGTCAATTTGATCTGGTATGGCAAGTTCAAAGCCTCCCAGCGGGCAATTGTTTCCGATTTCATCACCTCCCTTTCGGCTTCTTCTCCATCTACAAACCAACCTTCAGTTGCTAATTGGTGGAAGTCCATTGAGAAATACTACCACCTCTCCAATGCCAAGAAAAGTTCTCTTTCCCTCTCATTGGGCACCCAAACCCTTGACCAGAGCTACTCTATGGGCAAGTCCCTATCTCAAACACACATCAAACAGTTAGCAGCCAAGGGAGGCAAGAGTAATGCCATCAACGTTGTCTTGACCTCATCGGATGTTCTAGTTGATGGGCTTTGCTCTAGCAAATGTGGGACACACGGGTCTTCAAAGAGCTCCATCATTAGAGGCAAGAGCTCCAAATTTGCATACATCTGGGTGGGAAACTCAGAGACCCAATGCCCTGGTCAGTGTGCTTGGCCATTCCACCAGCCTATCTATGGACCACAGACTACACCATTGGTGGCACCCAACAACGATGTCGGTGTGGACGGTATGATCATCAATCTAGCTAGCCTTTTGGCTGGGACTGTGACCAACCCTTTTGGAAATGGGTTCTACCAGGGTCCCAAAGAGGCTCCATTGGAAGCTGCCTCCGCTTGTCCTGGTGTATATGCCAAAGGAGCGTATCCTGGTTACGCCGGAGACCTCTTGGTTGATGCTACGACCGGGGCCAGCTACAATGCCAATGGTTTGAATGGGAAGAAGTACTTGCTTCCTGCTTTGTTTGACCCTTCTACCTCAACTTGTTCTACTCTTGTTTGA
- the LOC126796232 gene encoding protein PHOSPHATE-INDUCED 1-like: MASFASPCVFLQLALLISLFHFGSAARIFAETSDQTQQPLLFQYHNGPLLTGKISINLIWYGKFKPSQRAIISDFITSLSTYSPSKNQPSVATWRKSIEKYYHLANAKKSSSLSPSLGTQILDQNYSLGKSLSQTHIKNLAAKGGQSNAINVVLTSSDVLIDGFCSSKCGTHGSSLSSIIRGKSSKFAYIWVGNSETQCPGQCAWPFHQPIYGPQSPPLVAPNNDVGLDGMIINLASLLAGTVTNPFGNGFYQGPREAPLEAASACPGVYGKGAYPGYAGDLLIDATTGASYNANGLNGKKYLLPALFDPSTSTCSTLV; encoded by the coding sequence ATGGCTTCTTTTGCTTCCCCTTGTGTATTTCTACAATTAGCCCTGCTCATCTCTCTGTTCCATTTTGGCTCAGCAGCTAGGATTTTTGCTGAGACATCAGACCAAACCCAGCAGCCTCTTCTGTTCCAATATCACAATGGCCCTCTTCTTACTGGCAAAATCTCCATCAACTTGATCTGGTATGGAAAGTTTAAGCCTTCGCAGCGCGCGATTATTTCCGATTTCATCACCTCCCTTTCCACTTATTCTCCATCTAAAAACCAACCATCAGTTGCAACATGGAGGAAATCCATTGAGAAATACTACCACCTTGCCAATGCAAAGAAATCCTCATCACTTTCCCCCTCTTTGGGTACCCAAATCCTTGACCAGAACTACTCTCTGGGAAAATCCCTGTCTCAAACACACATCAAGAATTTGGCAGCCAAGGGTGGCCAGAGTAACGCTATCAATGTTGTTTTGACCTCATCAGATGTTCTTATTGATGGGTTTTGCTCTAGCAAATGTGGTACACACGGGTCTTCACTGAGCTCCATCATCAGGGGCAAGAGCTCCAAGTTTGCTTACATCTGGGTCGGAAACTCTGAAACTCAATGCCCTGGTCAGTGTGCTTGGCCTTTCCATCAGCCAATTTACGGACCACAATCCCCACCTTTGGTTGCACCCAACAATGATGTCGGTCTGGACGGTATGATCATCAATCTAGCTAGCCTTTTGGCAGGGACTGTGACCAACCCTTTTGGAAATGGGTTCTACCAGGGTCCCAGGGAGGCTCCATTAGAGGCTGCCTCAGCTTGTCCTGGTGTCTATGGGAAAGGAGCTTATCCTGGTTATGCAGGAGACCTATTAATTGATGCTACTACTGGTGCTAGCTACAATGCCAATGGTTTGAATGGGAAGAAGTATCTGCTGCCTGCTTTGTTTGACCCTTCGACCTCAACTTGCTCCACTCTTGTTTGA
- the LOC126796241 gene encoding protein PHOSPHATE-INDUCED 1-like: protein LQLFLLIFLFSHFSLAARSLSETNSDRYQSQQPIPFQYHNGPLLTGNISINLVWYGRFIPHQRAIVSDFITSFSSPTLDQPSVVTWWKSINKYYCLNNAKETPSLSFSLSTQTLDESYSLGKSLFLGTHVKKLAAKGGRSNGINVVLTSADVTIDEFCSCKCGTHGYSRSSFIRGKSSNFAYIWVLELPYIWVGNSESQCPSQCAWPFHQTIYGPQNPPLVAPNNDIGMDGMIINLASLLAGTVTNRFGNGFYQGPKEAPLEAASACPGVYGKGAYPGYAGDLLVDATTGASYNANGFNGKKYLLPALFDPSTSTCSTLV, encoded by the coding sequence TTACAACTATTCTTGCTCATATTTTTGTTTAGCCATTTTAGCTTAGCGGCTAGGAGCCTTTCTGAGACAAACTCAGACCGTTACCAATCCCAGCAGCCTATACCATTTCAATATCACAATGGTCCTCTTCTCACCGGAAATATATCCATCAATTTAGTCTGGTATGGCAGATTTATACCCCACCAGCGCGCAATTGTGTCCGATTTCATCACCTCATTTTCTTCCCCTACATTAGACCAACCGTCTGTTGTTACATGGTGGAAATCCATAAATAAATACTACTGCCTCAACAATGCTAAAGAAACCCCATCTCTATCCTTCTCACTGAGTACCCAAACACTGGATGAAAGCTACTCGCTAGGCAAGTCCCTATTTCTTGGAACACACGTTAAGAAGTTGGCAGCGAAGGGTGGCCGGAGTAATGGCATCAATGTTGTCTTGACCTCAGCAGATGTCACTATTGATGAGTTTTGCTCTTGCAAATGTGGCACACATGGGTACTCAAGAAGCTCGTTCATTAGAGGCAAGAGCTCCAACTTCGCTTACATTTGGGTCTTAGAGTTGCCTTACATCTGGGTCGGAAACTCTGAGTCCCAGTGTCCTAGTCAATGCGCTTGGCCATTCCATCAGACAATTTACGGACCACAAAATCCACCTTTGGTTGCACCCAACAACGATATTGGTATGGATGGCATGATCATAAACCTGGCTAGCCTTTTGGCTGGGACAGTGACCAACCGTTTTGGAAATGGGTTCTACCAGGGTCCCAAAGAGGCTCCATTAGAGGCCGCTTCGGCTTGTCCTGGTGTCTACGGGAAAGGTGCTTATCCTGGTTATGCTGGTGACCTATTGGTTGATGCTACAACTGGTGCTAGCTACAATGCCAATGGTTTTAACGGGAAGAAGTACCTGCTCCCTGCTTTGTTTGATCCCTCAACCTCAACTTGTTCAACTCTTGTTTGA
- the LOC126796228 gene encoding protein PHOSPHATE-INDUCED 1-like, whose amino-acid sequence MASCCCSCSSTTQLVLSLFLVASLFQVSFASSRLFQVSLATRKLSELVQDQTQLLKYHNGPLLNGKIAINLIWYGNFKPAQKAIVSDFITSLSSSSPAKSSQPSVATWWKTTEKYYHLSSKKSSLSVALGKQISDQKYSLGKSLTNKQIVKLASLGDQKNAINVVLTSADVAVDGFCMNRCGSHGSASGASHIRGKNYKFAYIWVGNSEKQCPGLCAWPFHQPIYGPQSPPLVAPNNDVGLDGMVINLASLLAGTATNPFGNGYFQGPAEAPLEAASACPGIYAKGAYPGYAGDLLVDTTTGASYNAHGANGRKYLVPALFDPSTSTCSTLV is encoded by the coding sequence ATGGcttcttgttgttgttcttgCTCTTCTACCACCCAGTTGGTACTATCACTCTTCTTAGTGGCCTCACTCTTCCAAGTTTCATTTGCCTCTTCTAGGTTGTTCCAAGTCTCCTTGGCAACAAGGAAGCTCAGCGAGCTTGTTCAAGACCAGACCCAGCTCTTGAAATACCACAACGGTCCTCTTCTCAACGGCAAAATCGCCATCAATCTTATCTGGTACGGCAACTTCAAGCCGGCCCAGAAAGCCATTGTTTCCGATTTCATCACTtctctttcttcctcctcGCCGGCCAAGTCCAGCCAGCCTTCCGTCGCAACATGGTGGAAGACCACCGAAAAGTACTACCATCTCAGCTCCAAGAAGTCTTCTCTTTCCGTTGCCCTTGGGAAGCAGATTTCCGACCAGAAGTACTCTCTCGGAAAGTCCCTAACCAACAAACAGATTGTTAAACTGGCTTCTTTGGGCGACCAGAAGAACGCAATCAATGTCGTCTTGACTTCCGCTGATGTCGCAGTCGACGGGTTCTGTATGAACCGATGCGGCTCCCACGGCTCAGCTTCCGGCGCATCTCACATCCGAGGCAAGAACTACAAGTTCGCTTATATTTGGGTCGGAAACTCCGAAAAACAGTGCCCTGGTCTCTGCGCCTGGCCTTTCCACCAGCCCATCTACGGCCCACAGAGCCCGCCCCTCGTCGCACCCAACAACGACGTTGGCCTCGACGGCATGGTGATCAACTTGGCTAGCCTCTTGGCCGGAACAGCGACCAACCCTTTCGGAAATGGGTACTTCCAGGGTCCGGCTGAGGCTCCATTGGAGGCTGCTTCGGCTTGTCCTGGGATTTATGCTAAAGGGGCTTATCCGGGTTACGCCGGAGACCTATTGGTGGATACTACAACTGGTGCGAGCTACAATGCTCATGGTGCTAATGGAAGGAAGTATTTGGTTCCTGCTCTGTTTGATCCATCCACCTCAACCTGTTCCACTTTGGTTTAG
- the LOC126796231 gene encoding protein PHOSPHATE-INDUCED 1-like, producing MASFASGYVFLQLVLLISLFHFGSAARSLAQTSSDQTQQPILFQYHNGPLLTGKISINLIWYGKFKPSQRAIVSDFITSLSISSPSENQPSVATWWKSIEKYYHLASAQKTSSLSLSLGTQILDESYSMGKSLSQTHIKKLAAKGGQSNAINVVLTSSDVLVDGFCSSKCGTHGSSKTSIIRGKSSKFAYIWVGNSETQCPGQCAWPFHQPIYGPQNTPLVAPNNDVGVDGMIINLASLLAGTVTNPFGNGFYQGPKEAPLEAASACPGVYAKGAYPGYAGELLVDATTGASYNANGLNGKKYLLPALFDPATSTCSTLV from the coding sequence ATGGCTTCCTTTGCTTCCGGCTATGTATTCCTACAATTAGTCCTGCTCATCTCTCTGTTTCATTTTGGCTCAGCAGCTAGGAGCCTTGCTCAGACCAGCTCAGACCAAACCCAGCAGCCTATACTATTTCAATACCACAATGGTCCTCTTCTCACTGGTAAAATCTCCATCAACTTGATCTGGTACGGAAAGTTTAAGCCTTCGCAGCGCGCAATCGTTTCCGATTTCATCACATCCCTTTCCATTTCTTCTCCATCTGAAAACCAACCATCAGTTGCTACATGGTGGAAATCCATAGAGAAATACTATCACCTTGCCAGTGCCCAGAAAACCTCATCTCTTTCCCTCTCATTGGGTACCCAAATCCTCGATGAGAGCTACTCTATGGGCAAGTCTCTGTCGCAAACACACATCAAGAAGTTGGCAGCTAAGGGTGGCCAGAGTAATGCCATCAACGTTGTCTTGACCTCATCAGATGTTCTAGTTGATGGGTTTTGCTCTAGCAAATGTGGTACACATGGTTCTTCAAAGACCTCCATAATCAGAGGCAAGAGCTCCAAGTTTGCATACATCTGGGTGGGAAACTCAGAGACACAATGCCCTGGTCAGTGTGCTTGGCCATTCCACCAGCCTATCTATGGACCACAGAATACGCCATTGGTGGCACCCAACAACGATGTCGGTGTGGACGGTATGATCATCAATCTAGCTAGCCTTTTGGCTGGGACTGTGACCAACCCTTTTGGAAATGGGTTCTACCAGGGTCCCAAAGAAGCTCCATTGGAGGCTGCCTCCGCTTGTCCCGGTGTATATGCCAAAGGAGCGTATCCTGGTTACGCCGGAGAACTCTTGGTTGATGCTACAACCGGTGCCAGCTACAATGCCAATGGTTTGAATGGGAAGAAGTACTTGCTCCCTGCTTTGTTTGACCCTGCTACCTCAACTTGTTCTACTCTTGTTTGA